The stretch of DNA GTCCTCCTGTGTCTCGGCGACCTCGACGATCATCTCGGCCGTCGGGTTGTCGATGTCCATCTCCTGGAGGATGGTCACGCCGTCGTTGGTGATGGTGACGGTGCCCATCGAGTCGACGAGCATCTTGTCCATCCCCTTCGGACCGAGCGTCGAGCGTACCGACTCCGCCACGGCGCGAGCCGCCGAGATGTTGTACTCCTGTGCGTCCTTGTCCTTGACGCGCTGGGCGTCCTCGCCCATAATGATCATCGGCTGCCCCTGTTGCATTCGCTGACTCATGGTTCACCGAACGATTGTTTGTCCTTCTATATAAAAGTATGTGTCATCGGTGATCGCGGGCGGGCCGAGCGACGCGCGACCGTCCCCAGGTAATCGACGGACGTGGGCCGGTCGAGAGGTGGCTTGCGGACTGTTATCACGTCCCGGAGAGCGACGCGGCTCACGACTCTCCGACCGGTTTAAATACGCGAGCCGATCAGTCGCCGTCCGGTTCCTTCCAGTGGACCGTGACGGTGCCGACGGCGAAGGCGTCGGCGCTCTCGGCGTTGCGAACGATCCGAAGGCGGTTGGTGCCTTCGGTGAGCGAGACGGCGTCGGCGAAGGTGTCGACCCAGTACTGCCAGCCGTCGGTGGGCGGGATGTCGAAGCCGCCCATCGGCTCGCCGTTGATCAGGATTTCGTGGCCGTACTCGCCCACGT from Haloplanus salinus encodes:
- a CDS encoding DUF7383 domain-containing protein, giving the protein MPLRANYATVYVGAQLAPETRKLDLDWADDAGDETEAFEFEVPTADPTDGYVGIQAFDVGEYGHEILINGEPMGGFDIPPTDGWQYWVDTFADAVSLTEGTNRLRIVRNAESADAFAVGTVTVHWKEPDGD